The following coding sequences are from one Triticum dicoccoides isolate Atlit2015 ecotype Zavitan chromosome 4A, WEW_v2.0, whole genome shotgun sequence window:
- the LOC119287668 gene encoding KRR1 small subunit processome component homolog — MASEGGTNAAAAATEEENQRRKGKPWDEDGPGSTDRLKAEKLEPSPNEGPLLETTSFSTTFAKDREESLLEAWPVVKGALKEQGVSCKLSLSEGSMTVSTTRKTRDPYIVVKARDLTRLLSRSVPVHQAIKILNDDMTCDIIKIGDLVRNRKRFSERRERLLGPNMSTLKAIENLTGCYILVQGNTVAAMGSLDGRGLKQVRKIAEDCMNNIKGPLDHIQELKKEREPAKTPALTNESWGRILPEYEKENIKLKKPYTPFPSPQQPSKTDIELENGKHSLSDKKKSTKKLQEKPDKQSKKVDGNKRTREAASIPPKGSTAGSSESAMATSGDNEVADMVAMPSKKKAKK; from the exons ATGGCGTCGGAGGGCGGAaccaatgcggcggcggcggcgacggaggaggaGAATCAGCGTCGGAAGGGGAAGCCTTGGGACGAGGATGGCCCCGGCAGCACCGACCGCTTGAAGGCGGAGAAGCTCGAGCCCTCCCCGAACGAGGGCCCCCTGCTCGAAaccacctccttctccaccaccttCGCCAAAGACAGAG AGGAGTCTCTGCTGGAGGCGTGGCCGGTCGTCAAGGGCGCGCTCAAGGAGCAAGGGGTCTCCTGCAAGCTCAGTTTG AGTGAGGGATCCATGACGGTTTCGACCACCAGGAAGACCAGGGACCCCTACATTGTTGTCAAGGCCAGGGACCTGACCAGACTCCTGTCGCGGAGTGTCCCTGTACATCAG GCGATTAAAATACTCAATGATGATATGACCTGCGATATTATTAAGATTGGTGACCTCGTAAGGAATAGG AAAAGGTTTTCTGAACGGAGAGAGCGTCTGTTAGGACCTAATATGTCTACCCTTAAG GCCATAGAGAATTTGACTGGCTGCTACATCTTAGTTCAG GGAAATACTGTTGCTGCCATGGGTTCCCTCGACGGAAGGGGACTAAAACAAGTCAGAAAGATTGCAGAAGATTGCATGAATAACATAAAGGGTCCACTGGATCACATTCAG GAACTCAAAAAAGAACGTGAGCCGGCTAAAACACCTGCCCTGACTAATGAAAGCTGGGGCAGGATTCTACCAGAGTATGAGAA GGAGAATATCAAACTGAAGAAGCCGTACACACCCTTTCCATCTCCACAGCAGCCTAGCAAG ACTGATATTGAACTTGAGAATGGCAAGCATTCTCTGAGTGACAAAAAGAAGTCGACAAAGAAACTTCAAGAGAAGCCGGACAAGCAATCGAAGAAAGTGGATGGAAACAAAAGAACGAGAGAAGCTGCATCTATTCCCCCAAAG GGGAGCACTGCAGGTTCATCTGAGTCTGCCATGGCCACCAGTGGCGATAACGAGGTTGCTGATATGGTGGCCATGCCCTCAAAG AAGAAGgcaaagaagtaa